The following are encoded in a window of Flavobacterium cupriresistens genomic DNA:
- a CDS encoding DUF418 domain-containing protein — MTNSLNPIQEDKRTAIVDILRGWALLGVAIGNYVDFRYIGLDRFIQKKGAFSEVISFFNLTFFSAKSWTLLSILFGYGFAILINNVAEKGKNPVSFFCWRMFILFAFAFVNSAFWLGDILKDYAFLGLFLLLFYRSSPRTILISSIVLLVFIPFLTAYINSIKQTLPDVQSTAKYLKLFYSDNWLDVFQFNLLGTYYQEMINLPYAITVHVVMFALMLLGFYAQKINFFNRLPELKKSLKRTLIITFFLAIASGILFQIFLKQTVVFTYFNPVFWTIISTMLFIASGICLLYANGKLKTVFNYFRVSGKMTLTNYLMQNIIAFFLFSGAGFKIYNTLPYWFYFFLAIFVFTIQLFISKWWLDRYNYGPVEWLWRVLSYRKMFPLKKTVQSDIVTDVKPIL, encoded by the coding sequence ATGACAAATTCGTTAAATCCTATTCAGGAAGACAAAAGAACCGCTATTGTTGATATTTTAAGAGGATGGGCTTTACTAGGTGTTGCCATAGGAAACTATGTCGATTTTCGCTACATCGGGCTAGACCGTTTTATTCAAAAAAAAGGCGCTTTTTCTGAAGTAATAAGCTTTTTTAATTTAACCTTTTTTTCTGCCAAATCCTGGACTTTATTGAGTATTTTATTTGGATACGGTTTTGCAATACTCATAAATAATGTTGCAGAAAAAGGCAAAAATCCTGTTTCTTTTTTCTGCTGGCGAATGTTTATTCTTTTTGCTTTTGCTTTTGTAAATTCTGCTTTCTGGCTTGGCGATATTTTAAAAGACTATGCTTTTTTAGGTTTATTTCTTTTGCTCTTTTATAGAAGCTCCCCTAGAACAATTCTTATAAGCAGCATTGTTCTTTTAGTATTCATTCCGTTTCTTACAGCCTACATTAATAGTATCAAACAGACATTACCCGATGTACAGTCTACTGCCAAATATTTAAAATTATTTTATTCTGATAATTGGCTCGATGTATTCCAATTCAATTTACTCGGAACGTATTATCAGGAAATGATTAATCTCCCTTATGCAATTACCGTCCATGTTGTGATGTTTGCCCTGATGCTTTTGGGGTTTTATGCCCAAAAAATCAACTTTTTTAATCGTTTACCTGAATTAAAGAAATCTTTAAAAAGAACCCTTATCATCACGTTCTTTTTAGCAATTGCTTCCGGTATTCTTTTCCAAATCTTCCTTAAACAAACAGTAGTTTTTACTTATTTTAATCCTGTTTTTTGGACCATAATAAGTACAATGTTGTTTATAGCATCCGGAATTTGTTTGCTCTATGCAAACGGAAAACTAAAAACGGTCTTCAACTATTTCAGGGTTAGCGGCAAAATGACTTTAACCAATTATCTGATGCAAAATATCATTGCCTTTTTCCTATTTTCCGGAGCTGGCTTCAAAATTTACAACACTTTACCGTACTGGTTTTACTTTTTCTTAGCGATTTTTGTGTTTACAATTCAGTTATTCATAAGCAAATGGTGGCTTGACAGATACAATTATGGCCCTGTTGAATGGCTGTGGAGAGTGTTGAGCTATAGAAAGATGTTTCCGCTAAAAAAGACAGTACAAAGTGATATCGTAACAGATGTAAAACCTATTTTATAG
- a CDS encoding L-threonine 3-dehydrogenase, protein MNPKILIIGACGQIGTELTQKLRKLYGTENVIASDIRKLNTDVVNSGPFEVVNALDFNQIEHLVELHKITDVYLMAALLSATAEKNPAFAWDLNMNSLFHVLNLAKAKKIQKVFWPSSIAVFGPTTPKENTPQYTVMEPSTVYGISKQAGERWCEYYHNIYGVDVRSIRYPGLISWSTPPGGGTTDYAVDIFYKAISDKKYECFLSSETKMPMMYMDDAIDATINIMKAPVEKIKIHSSYNLAAMSFTPTEIAAEIKKHIPEFEITYNPDFRQKIADSWPASIDDSSAREDWDWKHTFDLESMTKDMLEHLG, encoded by the coding sequence ATGAATCCAAAAATCTTGATCATTGGCGCTTGCGGTCAAATTGGGACTGAACTGACTCAAAAATTACGTAAATTGTATGGAACAGAAAATGTAATTGCTTCTGACATCCGGAAATTAAATACTGATGTTGTTAATTCAGGGCCTTTTGAAGTGGTCAATGCTTTAGATTTTAATCAAATTGAACATTTGGTTGAGTTGCATAAAATTACCGATGTTTATTTAATGGCGGCACTTTTATCGGCTACAGCTGAGAAGAATCCGGCATTTGCATGGGATTTGAATATGAACTCTTTATTTCATGTTTTAAATTTAGCTAAGGCAAAAAAAATTCAAAAAGTTTTCTGGCCATCAAGTATTGCTGTTTTTGGACCAACAACTCCAAAAGAAAACACCCCTCAATATACCGTAATGGAACCTTCTACGGTTTACGGAATTAGCAAACAAGCAGGAGAAAGATGGTGCGAATATTACCATAACATTTATGGTGTTGATGTTCGTAGTATTCGTTATCCGGGTTTAATCAGTTGGTCTACGCCTCCGGGTGGTGGTACTACCGATTATGCAGTGGATATTTTTTACAAAGCGATTTCAGATAAAAAATACGAGTGCTTTTTATCTTCAGAAACAAAAATGCCAATGATGTATATGGATGATGCAATTGATGCTACTATAAACATTATGAAAGCACCGGTTGAAAAAATCAAAATTCATTCGTCTTATAATTTAGCTGCGATGAGTTTCACACCAACCGAAATCGCTGCTGAAATTAAAAAACATATTCCGGAATTTGAGATTACTTACAATCCTGATTTCCGTCAAAAAATTGCAGACAGTTGGCCTGCGAGTATTGATGACAGCTCTGCCAGAGAAGACTGGGATTGGAAACATACTTTTGACTTAGAGTCAATGACAAAAGATATGCTGGAGCATTTGGGATAA